The proteins below come from a single Bacteroidota bacterium genomic window:
- a CDS encoding SLC13 family permease: MSYEIIAVLAIIVIGLVLFVTELVRVDVTSMIIMVLLMVSGVLTPEEGVSGFSNSATITVLALLILSAGLQNTGVVSLLGNNLLKIVGKSEVQIIVVMMISTGIISAFINNTAAIAVFIPIALKVAHARNISVSKLLIPLSFAAMLGGTCTLIGTSTNLLISEISKNSGYGSFSMFEFSQLGIVFLFSGILYMAFIGRFLIPARRKPEPVSKDYELKEYLTEMIILPDSPFIGQTLSQIQLDEKYNIEVLEVLREGVPWYLPLKRKTLNEGDILLVKGDVYKLLEVSGAVGISIKASQNIYDDWLKNEDLVLIEAIISPDSFLNGKTIRNARFRSRYNANTLAVRRDGETLQKKLRDITLRFGDSLLIECSKDRLDALQSTRDFIIISELEEKKFPKNKMIISVGIIVAVVALATFDVLNIMIGALAGVVVMFLTKCISIRKAYKEMDWQIFFLLAGIIPLGLALEKSGAATYLAQGILGITGSSGPFFMVALLYLTTTLVTEILSNNAAAVLLGPIALSMAKFMDINPKAMLFTILFAASTSFLTPIGYQTNTMIYGPGKYKYTDFFRSGALFNLFLWILSSFAITYYWID; encoded by the coding sequence ATGAGTTATGAAATTATAGCTGTTCTGGCTATAATAGTTATAGGTTTGGTTTTATTTGTTACCGAGCTTGTTCGTGTAGATGTAACCTCTATGATTATTATGGTTCTGCTCATGGTATCAGGTGTACTAACGCCTGAGGAAGGCGTTTCAGGGTTCAGCAATTCCGCCACTATAACTGTTTTAGCACTGTTAATTTTAAGTGCAGGATTACAGAATACTGGTGTTGTAAGCCTACTGGGTAATAACCTTTTAAAAATTGTTGGCAAGAGTGAAGTTCAAATCATTGTTGTAATGATGATAAGCACGGGAATAATTTCTGCATTTATCAACAATACAGCTGCAATTGCTGTGTTTATCCCAATAGCCTTAAAAGTTGCTCATGCAAGGAATATAAGTGTTTCTAAATTACTTATACCCCTATCATTTGCAGCAATGCTCGGGGGAACCTGCACATTAATTGGAACTTCAACCAATCTTTTGATAAGTGAAATTTCCAAAAATTCTGGTTATGGATCATTCTCTATGTTCGAATTTTCTCAATTGGGTATTGTTTTTTTATTTTCAGGGATTTTATACATGGCATTTATAGGAAGATTTTTAATTCCAGCAAGAAGAAAACCAGAACCTGTTAGTAAGGATTATGAATTAAAGGAATACTTAACCGAGATGATTATTTTACCAGATTCTCCTTTTATTGGTCAAACTTTATCACAAATACAGCTAGACGAAAAATACAATATTGAGGTACTGGAAGTTTTAAGGGAAGGCGTACCTTGGTATTTGCCATTAAAAAGAAAAACCCTAAATGAAGGTGATATTTTGCTGGTAAAGGGAGATGTATATAAACTCCTTGAGGTTAGTGGTGCTGTTGGCATTTCAATAAAAGCCAGCCAGAATATATATGACGATTGGCTCAAAAATGAAGATTTGGTATTAATCGAAGCCATTATTTCACCTGATTCATTTTTAAATGGCAAAACAATTAGGAACGCGCGTTTCAGAAGCAGGTATAATGCAAATACTTTAGCTGTAAGACGTGATGGCGAAACCCTACAAAAAAAGTTGCGGGATATTACCCTGCGTTTTGGTGATTCTCTCCTTATTGAATGTTCAAAAGACAGGTTAGATGCTTTGCAATCCACAAGAGATTTTATTATTATCAGTGAGCTTGAGGAGAAAAAATTTCCAAAGAATAAAATGATTATTAGCGTTGGCATTATTGTAGCTGTAGTTGCTCTTGCAACCTTTGATGTTTTAAATATAATGATAGGGGCTCTTGCCGGAGTTGTAGTTATGTTTTTAACAAAATGCATTAGTATTAGAAAAGCCTATAAAGAAATGGATTGGCAGATATTTTTCCTTCTGGCAGGAATTATCCCTCTTGGTCTTGCCCTTGAAAAATCAGGCGCTGCAACTTATTTGGCCCAAGGAATATTAGGTATTACTGGTAGTTCAGGACCTTTCTTTATGGTGGCTCTGCTTTATTTAACTACTACTTTAGTAACGGAAATTTTATCCAACAATGCCGCTGCTGTGCTTCTTGGCCCCATTGCGTTGAGCATGGCTAAATTCATGGATATTAATCCCAAAGCTATGCTTTTTACCATTTTGTTTGCTGCATCAACGAGTTTTCTAACCCCTATAGGCTACCAGACAAATACAATGATTTATGGACCCGGTAAATATAAGTACACTGATTTTTTTCGCTCAGGAGCTTTGTTTAACCTCTTTTTGTGGATTCTTTCTTCATTCGCAATAACATATTATTGGATAGATTAG
- a CDS encoding acyl transferase, with protein MNTREIFFPHDIDSFNETALKIFQYQYLNNLEYNKFCALLGKSPQNVKDVLAIPFLPIDFFKRLKIVSGTRNEEIIFKSSATTSTIQSSHYISDLSVYKQSYIHCFKLFYGDPSDYCILALLPSYLERDGSSLIYMVKDLIERSNNPDSGFYLNNTGDLIEKLKIQESKGQKTLLFGVTFALIDFAQEFKYGLKTTIIIETGGMKGRKKEMIREEVHSILSEAFNVHGIHSEYGMTELLSQAYSLSNGVFRCPPWMKILIRNTQDPFEFLSNYKTGGINVIDFANINSCSFISTQDLGKTFDDGTFEVLGRFDHSDIRGCNLLI; from the coding sequence ATAAATACGAGGGAAATTTTTTTTCCACATGATATTGATTCTTTTAACGAAACAGCCCTGAAAATATTTCAGTATCAATATCTAAACAATTTGGAATACAACAAATTTTGTGCCTTATTGGGTAAATCGCCCCAAAATGTAAAAGATGTTTTAGCAATTCCTTTTTTACCAATAGATTTTTTTAAAAGATTAAAGATTGTAAGTGGAACCAGGAATGAAGAAATTATTTTTAAAAGCAGCGCTACAACAAGCACAATTCAAAGTTCTCATTACATCTCAGATCTCTCTGTTTACAAACAAAGTTACATTCACTGCTTTAAATTATTCTATGGAGATCCTTCGGATTATTGCATTCTTGCTCTTCTTCCCTCCTATTTGGAACGAGATGGTTCTTCACTAATATATATGGTGAAGGATTTAATTGAAAGATCAAATAATCCTGATAGTGGTTTTTATCTCAATAACACAGGTGATTTAATTGAAAAACTAAAAATTCAAGAATCAAAGGGACAAAAAACGCTGCTTTTTGGAGTTACATTCGCGTTGATTGATTTTGCCCAGGAGTTTAAATATGGTTTAAAAACCACCATTATTATAGAAACTGGAGGAATGAAAGGAAGAAAAAAGGAAATGATTCGTGAGGAGGTTCATAGCATTTTATCCGAAGCTTTTAATGTGCATGGTATTCATTCTGAATATGGAATGACAGAGCTTCTTTCACAAGCTTATTCTTTGAGTAATGGCGTTTTTAGATGCCCTCCCTGGATGAAAATATTAATTCGAAACACTCAAGATCCTTTCGAATTTTTGAGTAATTATAAAACCGGGGGCATAAATGTAATTGACTTTGCAAATATTAATTCCTGTTCGTTTATCTCAACCCAGGATTTAGGAAAAACATTTGATGACGGAACATTTGAAGTATTAGGAAGGTTTGATCATAGCGATATTAGAGGATGCAATCTTTTGATATAG
- a CDS encoding tyrosine--tRNA ligase, protein MSKNFIEELQWRGMIHDVTPGTSELLKKELSSAYVGIDPTADSLHIGHLVSIMMLKHFQIAGHKPIVLLGGATGMIGDPSGKSEERNLLSEDILRFNEKCLTQQLGKFLNYNSGKNSAEIVNNYDWFKEMNFLAFLREVGKHISVNYMMAKDSVQKRLETGISYTEFTYQLVQGYDFYYLFKEKGCKLQMGGSDQWGNILTGTELIRRKCAGEAFAITCPLITKADGGKFGKTESGNIWLDPKKTSPYRFYQFWLNTSDLDASKYIRIFTLLNKEEIEALELEHATAPHLRVLQKALANEITILVHSQKDLQRAIEASEILFGKGTAESLKELPETDLLDVFIGVPQMETNRNELQKGINIVEFLSDKTSIFSSKGEARKMILGGGIAINKIKIENPDDLVTSANLLNDKYILVQKGKKNYFLVRAV, encoded by the coding sequence ATGAGCAAGAATTTTATTGAAGAGTTGCAATGGAGAGGAATGATTCATGATGTAACCCCCGGAACTAGTGAATTATTAAAAAAGGAGTTAAGTTCTGCCTATGTAGGAATTGATCCCACAGCAGATTCCTTACACATTGGCCATCTTGTTTCTATCATGATGCTCAAACATTTTCAGATAGCAGGACACAAGCCAATTGTTTTGCTTGGAGGTGCAACTGGAATGATCGGTGACCCTTCGGGAAAGTCTGAAGAAAGAAACCTGCTTTCGGAGGATATTCTCAGATTTAATGAAAAATGCCTTACTCAACAATTAGGGAAATTTTTAAATTATAACTCCGGGAAAAATTCAGCGGAAATAGTCAATAATTATGACTGGTTTAAAGAAATGAATTTTCTTGCTTTTTTACGTGAAGTAGGTAAACATATTTCTGTAAACTATATGATGGCAAAGGATTCTGTACAGAAAAGACTTGAAACAGGTATTTCTTATACCGAATTCACCTACCAGCTTGTTCAAGGATATGATTTTTATTATTTATTTAAGGAAAAAGGCTGTAAATTACAGATGGGTGGCTCAGATCAATGGGGTAATATTTTAACAGGAACAGAACTTATTCGAAGAAAGTGCGCTGGAGAAGCCTTTGCAATTACTTGTCCATTAATAACTAAAGCAGACGGTGGAAAATTTGGAAAAACAGAAAGCGGAAACATATGGCTTGATCCTAAAAAAACTTCCCCTTACAGGTTTTACCAATTTTGGCTTAATACTTCAGATTTAGATGCTAGTAAATATATACGAATTTTCACCCTGCTAAACAAGGAAGAAATTGAAGCTTTAGAATTAGAACATGCCACTGCCCCACATCTTAGGGTTTTACAAAAAGCTTTGGCAAATGAAATAACCATTCTTGTTCATTCCCAAAAGGATTTACAAAGAGCCATTGAAGCATCAGAAATACTGTTTGGTAAAGGAACGGCAGAATCACTTAAAGAATTACCAGAAACTGATTTGTTAGATGTTTTTATAGGAGTTCCTCAAATGGAAACCAATAGAAATGAATTACAAAAAGGTATTAACATTGTTGAATTTTTATCTGACAAAACCTCCATTTTTTCTTCAAAGGGAGAAGCCAGGAAAATGATACTAGGGGGCGGAATTGCTATAAATAAAATCAAAATTGAAAATCCTGATGATTTAGTTACTTCAGCAAACCTTTTAAATGATAAATATATTCTGGTGCAAAAAGGAAAGAAAAATTATTTCTTGGTTCGTGCCGTTTAA
- the hemL gene encoding glutamate-1-semialdehyde 2,1-aminomutase codes for MEFVESTRLFEKAKTLFPGGVNSPVRAFRSVGGNPVFIERGDGCNVWDADGNKYIDFCCSWGPLILGHNNEKVRTKVVQTIANGTSFGAPTRLENELAELILSNHRFIEKLRFVSSGTEAVMSAIRLARGFTGRKKILKFEGCYHGHADSLLVKAGSGLVTFGTSSSAGVPEAFTNETLVVPLNNRQAVEKAFAEFKDQIACIIIEPVPANNGLLIQEKEFLTFLREICSANGTLLFFDEVISGFRLGFEGAAGFYNIKPDIITFGKIIGGGLPVGAYGASALIMSHISPEGNVYQAGTLSGNPVAMSAGIAQLTECLKKEFYSTLEAKTNLFIGIINNHSVNKGYEFKIFSIGSVFWFAFTLKKAIRSAEEIDSRSMDKFKIFYWELLNRGVYIGPSGYEVGFISEAHNEKDLNEAAFRVCEALDLTFST; via the coding sequence ATGGAATTTGTAGAATCAACACGATTATTTGAAAAGGCAAAAACTCTGTTTCCAGGAGGTGTAAATTCACCAGTAAGAGCCTTTCGTTCAGTGGGTGGAAATCCTGTTTTTATTGAAAGGGGTGATGGGTGCAATGTCTGGGATGCAGACGGCAATAAATACATTGACTTTTGTTGTTCCTGGGGCCCATTAATCCTTGGACATAACAATGAAAAAGTAAGAACAAAAGTAGTTCAAACCATTGCAAATGGTACATCTTTTGGCGCACCCACCCGTCTTGAAAATGAACTGGCTGAGTTGATTCTTTCAAACCATAGATTTATAGAAAAATTACGTTTTGTAAGTTCCGGAACTGAAGCTGTTATGTCTGCAATTCGTTTGGCAAGGGGCTTTACAGGAAGGAAAAAAATATTGAAATTTGAAGGTTGTTACCATGGACATGCGGATTCGTTGCTGGTAAAAGCAGGTTCAGGGCTTGTAACATTTGGAACATCATCCTCAGCAGGAGTTCCGGAGGCATTTACAAACGAGACTCTTGTTGTGCCCTTAAATAACAGACAGGCTGTTGAAAAAGCTTTTGCTGAGTTTAAAGATCAAATTGCTTGTATTATCATTGAACCTGTACCTGCTAATAATGGTTTACTTATCCAGGAAAAAGAATTCCTTACATTTTTAAGGGAAATATGCTCGGCCAATGGTACATTATTGTTTTTTGATGAAGTGATATCAGGTTTCCGTTTGGGATTTGAAGGTGCAGCAGGATTTTATAATATCAAACCCGATATTATTACATTTGGGAAAATAATCGGAGGTGGATTGCCTGTTGGTGCATATGGCGCAAGCGCATTGATAATGTCTCACATCTCTCCTGAAGGAAATGTATACCAGGCTGGTACTCTTTCAGGAAATCCTGTTGCCATGTCTGCAGGAATAGCCCAACTCACAGAATGCCTTAAAAAAGAATTTTATTCAACGCTTGAAGCAAAAACAAATTTATTTATCGGTATTATTAATAATCATAGTGTTAATAAAGGTTATGAATTCAAAATTTTCAGCATTGGATCCGTTTTCTGGTTTGCATTTACATTAAAAAAAGCAATTCGTTCTGCCGAAGAAATCGACTCTCGTAGTATGGATAAATTCAAAATATTTTATTGGGAACTTTTAAACAGGGGTGTATATATAGGTCCATCCGGTTATGAAGTTGGTTTTATTTCAGAGGCTCATAATGAAAAGGACCTTAATGAAGCAGCTTTCAGGGTTTGTGAAGCGCTTGACTTAACTTTTTCCACATAA
- a CDS encoding VOC family protein yields the protein METRYIIPSQTRIGHIHLKVSDLERALNFYCELLGFSLITKMGNDAAFISAGGYHHHIGLNTWYSKNSSPSALRSTGLFHFAILYPTRKDLATAYKRLLDFHYPITGSADHGVSEAIYFNDPDRNGVELYWDRPMEQWPKKADGTINIYTAELDLSSLLNELV from the coding sequence ATGGAGACACGATATATTATCCCCTCCCAAACCAGAATAGGTCATATTCATTTAAAAGTTTCTGACTTGGAACGGGCATTGAATTTTTATTGTGAACTTCTTGGCTTTTCTCTTATAACTAAAATGGGAAATGATGCTGCATTTATTTCAGCAGGTGGATACCATCACCACATTGGATTAAATACCTGGTATAGCAAAAACAGTTCTCCTTCTGCATTAAGAAGTACCGGATTATTTCATTTTGCAATTTTATATCCTACTAGAAAAGACCTTGCCACTGCTTATAAAAGACTTTTAGATTTTCATTATCCTATTACTGGTTCAGCTGATCATGGTGTGTCAGAAGCAATTTATTTTAATGATCCTGACAGGAATGGTGTGGAATTATATTGGGATAGGCCCATGGAACAATGGCCAAAAAAAGCAGACGGAACAATTAATATTTATACCGCTGAACTTGATTTAAGTAGTTTGTTAAATGAACTTGTCTAG
- a CDS encoding DNA starvation/stationary phase protection protein — protein sequence MENTAYIGLEVESLKGLSYKLNDLLCNYQLFYMNLRGFHWNIKGDKFFELHAKFEELYNDSLEKIDVIAERIKTLGFTPTHAFSDYIEISKVKEVKNLGDGKAAVESILDSLKIIISIEREVLEFSVEANDEGTNALMSDYLRGLEKHVWMFNAYLGEK from the coding sequence ATGGAAAACACGGCATACATTGGTTTAGAAGTAGAATCCCTTAAGGGTCTGTCCTACAAATTGAACGACTTACTTTGCAATTATCAATTGTTCTACATGAACCTTAGAGGTTTTCATTGGAATATAAAAGGGGACAAATTCTTTGAACTTCATGCTAAATTTGAAGAACTGTACAACGATTCATTAGAGAAAATCGATGTGATTGCTGAAAGAATCAAAACCCTTGGTTTTACCCCAACCCATGCATTTTCTGATTATATAGAAATTTCTAAAGTAAAAGAAGTGAAAAACCTTGGTGATGGAAAAGCTGCTGTTGAATCGATTTTAGATTCTCTTAAAATTATAATTTCTATTGAAAGAGAAGTGCTTGAATTTTCAGTTGAGGCAAATGACGAAGGCACTAATGCCTTAATGAGTGATTATTTAAGGGGTCTGGAAAAACATGTATGGATGTTTAATGCTTATTTGGGAGAAAAATAA
- the gcvP gene encoding aminomethyl-transferring glycine dehydrogenase gives MTTDNFVSRHNGPREKEISFMLDRIGVSSLDELIEQTIPGSIRLKKPLNLPNALSEFQYSKHIKQIAAKNKLYKTFIGLGYNGCITPPVIQRNILENPGWYTAYTPYQAEISQGRLEALLNFQTMVTDLTGMEMANASLLDEATAAAEAMTMFYNTRSREALKNDAHVFFVSDSCFPQTIDVLKTRALPLGIELIIGNHTDLDFENLPLERKNKIFGALLQYPDAEGKINDYKKFTDSAHQNGALVAVATDLLSLALLTPPGEWGADAVTGNSQRFGVPLGYGGPHAAFFATREDFKRHLPGRIIGVSVDMQGNTALRMALQTREQHIKRDKATSNICTAQALLAIMASMFAVYHGPEGIKKIAEKAHAAAVLLSTKLEELGFIVENKQFFDTIKVGLPDTVNANTIEEIALKNEINFNYIDTSNIGISLDQTTDIEEINLILEVFSSALNTEFIPVTTEDLVLVKTTLDKSFCRTSKYLSHPVFSSFHSETEMMRYIKRLENKDLSLTHSMIPLGSCTMKLNAAAELYPITIPEFAGLHPFVPVDQARGYAQVLEDLEIALCEITGFAAMSFQPNSGAQGEYAGLMVIREYHKSRGDTHRDVSLIPSSAHGTNPASAIMAGMKVVVVKCDEYGNIDINDLRQKAEQYKDTLSCLMVTYPSTHGVYEEGIIAITNIIHENGGQVYMDGANMNAQVGLTSPGNIGADVCHLNLHKTFAIPHGGGGPGMGPIGVATHLVPFLPAHKIIKTGGKSGITAVSAAPFGSSLILLISYGYIKMLGGQGATEATKVAILNANYIKERLKDDYSILYVGKSGRVAHEMILDCKEYKKNAGVEVSDIAKRLMDYGFHAPTVAFPVVDTLMVEPTESESLSELDRFCDTMISIKGEIQEIASGKADMKDNVLKNAPHTSTVVINDNWNHSYSREKAVYPLHWLRNSKFWPSVSRIDNAFGDRNLICSCPAIETYAEPVI, from the coding sequence ATGACCACTGATAATTTTGTTTCCAGACATAATGGTCCACGTGAAAAAGAAATTTCTTTCATGCTTGATCGTATTGGCGTTTCAAGTCTTGATGAATTAATTGAACAGACCATTCCTGGTTCTATTAGGCTAAAAAAGCCATTAAACCTTCCTAATGCATTATCTGAATTTCAATACAGCAAACATATTAAACAAATTGCTGCAAAAAATAAACTCTACAAAACTTTTATAGGTTTAGGTTATAATGGTTGCATTACTCCACCGGTAATTCAAAGAAACATTTTGGAAAATCCAGGCTGGTATACTGCATACACGCCCTATCAGGCTGAAATCTCTCAAGGAAGATTAGAAGCTCTTCTTAATTTCCAAACCATGGTTACAGACCTTACTGGTATGGAAATGGCTAACGCTTCTTTATTGGATGAAGCTACAGCTGCGGCAGAGGCAATGACAATGTTCTACAATACCCGTTCCCGAGAGGCTTTAAAAAACGATGCACACGTTTTTTTTGTTTCCGATTCCTGTTTTCCACAAACCATTGATGTTCTAAAAACAAGAGCCCTGCCACTTGGTATAGAGTTAATCATTGGCAACCATACTGATTTAGATTTTGAGAACCTGCCACTGGAAAGAAAGAACAAAATATTTGGAGCACTTCTTCAGTATCCTGATGCTGAGGGAAAGATAAACGATTATAAAAAATTTACAGATTCTGCTCATCAAAATGGTGCATTGGTTGCTGTTGCCACAGATTTATTAAGCCTTGCTTTATTGACCCCTCCTGGTGAATGGGGAGCTGATGCAGTGACTGGTAATTCACAGCGTTTTGGAGTTCCACTTGGTTATGGTGGTCCACATGCTGCTTTCTTTGCTACAAGAGAGGATTTTAAAAGACATCTTCCCGGAAGAATTATAGGTGTTTCTGTTGATATGCAGGGGAATACCGCCCTTAGAATGGCCTTACAGACAAGGGAACAACATATAAAAAGAGATAAGGCTACCTCAAATATTTGTACGGCACAAGCCCTTTTAGCCATTATGGCCTCTATGTTTGCTGTTTATCATGGACCTGAAGGAATAAAAAAAATTGCGGAAAAAGCACACGCAGCTGCAGTCTTGCTTTCCACCAAATTAGAAGAGCTTGGATTTATTGTTGAAAACAAACAGTTCTTTGACACCATTAAAGTTGGTCTTCCTGATACTGTAAATGCTAACACGATTGAAGAAATAGCATTGAAAAACGAAATCAATTTTAACTATATTGATACCTCAAACATTGGAATAAGCCTTGATCAAACAACAGATATTGAGGAAATTAATCTAATTTTAGAAGTATTTTCATCCGCATTAAATACAGAATTCATTCCAGTAACAACTGAGGATTTGGTTTTGGTAAAAACAACACTGGATAAATCTTTTTGCAGAACTTCAAAATACCTTTCACATCCAGTATTCAGCAGTTTTCATTCTGAAACAGAAATGATGCGGTATATTAAAAGGCTTGAAAACAAAGATCTTTCTCTTACCCATTCAATGATTCCCTTAGGTTCATGTACAATGAAACTAAATGCAGCGGCTGAACTTTACCCCATTACAATCCCTGAATTTGCAGGTTTGCACCCTTTTGTACCTGTTGATCAGGCACGCGGCTATGCACAGGTGTTAGAAGATCTTGAAATAGCACTTTGTGAGATTACAGGTTTTGCTGCTATGTCCTTTCAACCTAATTCCGGAGCACAGGGTGAATATGCAGGGCTTATGGTTATAAGGGAATATCACAAAAGCCGTGGTGATACTCATCGCGATGTCTCACTTATTCCATCTTCTGCCCATGGCACTAATCCTGCAAGTGCTATAATGGCCGGAATGAAGGTAGTGGTTGTAAAATGTGATGAATATGGAAATATTGACATTAACGATCTTCGACAAAAAGCAGAACAATATAAAGATACTTTATCTTGCCTGATGGTTACCTATCCTTCAACACATGGTGTATACGAGGAGGGGATTATTGCAATTACAAACATTATACATGAAAACGGTGGACAGGTTTATATGGATGGTGCAAATATGAATGCTCAAGTGGGTCTTACAAGCCCGGGGAACATTGGTGCAGATGTTTGCCATTTGAACTTGCATAAAACCTTTGCAATACCCCATGGAGGCGGAGGCCCAGGAATGGGACCTATAGGTGTTGCCACTCACCTTGTACCCTTTTTACCTGCACACAAAATTATTAAGACTGGAGGAAAAAGTGGCATTACGGCTGTTTCCGCTGCCCCTTTTGGCAGCAGCCTTATTCTTTTGATTTCATATGGATATATTAAAATGCTGGGCGGACAAGGTGCAACAGAGGCAACCAAAGTGGCCATTTTAAACGCAAATTATATAAAAGAGCGATTAAAGGATGATTACAGTATTTTGTATGTTGGAAAATCAGGAAGAGTTGCGCATGAAATGATACTTGATTGCAAGGAGTATAAAAAAAATGCCGGGGTTGAGGTTTCAGATATTGCCAAAAGATTAATGGACTATGGCTTTCATGCCCCAACTGTTGCTTTTCCAGTAGTGGATACACTTATGGTAGAGCCAACAGAAAGCGAATCTCTTTCAGAACTTGATCGTTTTTGCGACACAATGATTTCTATAAAAGGAGAAATTCAAGAAATAGCAAGTGGAAAAGCTGATATGAAAGACAATGTGCTTAAAAATGCACCCCATACATCTACAGTTGTAATAAATGACAACTGGAATCATTCCTATTCAAGAGAAAAGGCTGTTTATCCACTTCACTGGTTAAGAAACAGTAAGTTTTGGCCCTCCGTAAGCAGGATTGACAATGCATTTGGCGATAGAAATCTTATTTGCAGTTGTCCTGCAATTGAAACTTATGCCGAACCTGTGATTTAA